In Pseudomonas sp. Leaf58, one DNA window encodes the following:
- the argJ gene encoding bifunctional glutamate N-acetyltransferase/amino-acid acetyltransferase ArgJ, translating into MAVGLGPLPTLHPVPGFELGIASAGIKRPGRKDVVVMRCAEGSSVAGVFTLNAFCAAPVILSKQRVQGTVRYLLTNTGNANAGTGAPGLAAAERTCAKLAELAGVPAESVLPFSTGVIGEPLPVEKIEGALQAALDNLSENHWAEAATGIMTTDTLPKGASRQFQHDGVTVTVTGISKGAGMIRPNMATMLGYIATDAKVAPAVLKDLMLDGANKSFNRITIDGDTSTNDCCMLIATGKANLPEVTEASGALFEALKKAVFEVCMDVAQAIVRDGEGATKFVTVQVNGGGNHQECLDVGYAVAHSPLIKTALFASDPNWGRILAAVGRAGVPELDVSLIDVYLDSVCIASKGGRSPSYTEAQGSAVMAQEEITIRIELGRGQCSETIWTTDLSHEYVKINAEYRT; encoded by the coding sequence TGGCTGTTGGTCTTGGTCCTTTGCCCACCCTGCACCCGGTTCCGGGTTTTGAACTCGGTATCGCTTCTGCCGGCATCAAGCGCCCGGGGCGTAAGGATGTGGTGGTCATGCGCTGTGCCGAAGGCTCCAGCGTGGCTGGCGTGTTCACCCTCAACGCCTTCTGCGCCGCGCCGGTGATCCTGTCCAAGCAGCGTGTGCAGGGCACCGTGCGCTACCTGCTGACCAACACCGGTAATGCCAACGCCGGTACCGGCGCGCCAGGCCTGGCCGCTGCCGAACGTACTTGCGCCAAGCTGGCTGAACTGGCCGGTGTGCCTGCCGAGTCGGTACTGCCGTTCTCCACCGGTGTAATCGGCGAGCCGCTGCCGGTCGAGAAGATCGAAGGCGCGCTGCAGGCCGCCCTCGACAACTTGTCGGAAAACCACTGGGCTGAAGCCGCCACTGGCATCATGACCACCGACACCCTGCCCAAGGGTGCCAGCCGCCAGTTCCAGCACGATGGCGTGACCGTTACCGTCACCGGCATCAGCAAGGGTGCAGGCATGATCCGCCCGAACATGGCCACCATGCTCGGCTACATCGCCACCGACGCCAAGGTTGCCCCGGCGGTGCTCAAGGACCTGATGCTGGACGGCGCCAACAAGTCGTTCAACCGCATCACCATCGATGGCGACACCTCGACCAACGACTGCTGCATGCTGATCGCCACAGGCAAAGCCAACCTGCCGGAAGTGACCGAAGCCAGCGGCGCGCTGTTCGAAGCGCTGAAAAAGGCGGTGTTCGAAGTGTGCATGGACGTGGCCCAGGCAATCGTCCGTGACGGCGAAGGCGCCACCAAGTTCGTGACCGTGCAGGTTAATGGCGGTGGCAACCACCAAGAGTGCCTGGACGTCGGCTACGCCGTGGCCCATTCGCCGCTGATCAAGACCGCACTGTTTGCCTCGGACCCGAACTGGGGCCGCATTCTGGCCGCCGTTGGCCGGGCCGGCGTACCGGAGCTGGATGTAAGCCTGATCGATGTGTACTTGGACAGCGTGTGCATCGCCAGCAAAGGCGGCCGTAGCCCGAGCTACACCGAAGCGCAGGGTTCGGCAGTGATGGCCCAGGAAGAGATCACCATCCGCATCGAGCTGGGCCGTGGCCAGTGCAGCGAAACCATCTGGACCACCGACCTGTCCCACGAGTACGTGAAGATCAACGCCGAATACCGTACCTGA